A single region of the Branchiostoma lanceolatum isolate klBraLanc5 chromosome 1, klBraLanc5.hap2, whole genome shotgun sequence genome encodes:
- the LOC136423747 gene encoding uncharacterized protein, protein MFHSQRLKEPSPGVNRGEDAGHMACLCSGRARRKELPPGLPDAPPLSTDQLIAKWQAENSTERDEGYHSYHGPTSSTGHQGLPADGEKPAVTKNSARWCQKHHENGRRKHKKVVGEKLRQPRWDTHVRQAGWDSDSDFDQDSPELDEPPFTVFDREAELLIRGATKRRPANVQAVVINSFVSDSPDQLNVARGDVVKVLYRTEDWVRVANVWRDRGFIPYSYVWPLGRRTPRKQERHRSHSPPPQVSQPGGERWTCPREELEQVAVVVVSDSPDLSDDSQSDDAGGGFFARLQHGPALTVLFDFRAIDEDDVTVSRGETVTLLNEEDADWVWVRNRAGREGFIPRRYAVQTCEVCRVLLRKNLQKPHSSYPWEREATGGLWEQAHTGPPNENAPSSTFYQQLVDDVFPPKDHRFVFEEQNTMSFSQKVASDTTAWQGNGEGQHSAQRPQGWQKVPHKQRTLFTTGDTADRYACTCVSRMNNKGPRWQKEQKVDTEGWTQACQTSSKELEDLRSNSQSVVRDSLRRKTASDDRKTLGWERKEQQLTRLPIIKKTGAAKKEKGVCSEEIVSGRTSLKEQEAGADSKKSPWWNLETSQDCNMILRENAARGQTWEQEQSQFWEQEQGQTWVQDQCQNWKQEHGQSWEQDQGQSWVQEKGQTWTQEQDQTLEQDQGHFADQDQGQTWEQDQGQTWEPAAATSTERLKLLNEGQATKVTGQNYSTQLRRQAMGYIWKHNVKRNRGWIVPTGHTDVGRGRVYISRLETAL, encoded by the exons ATGTTTCACTCTCAGCGGCTGAAGGAGCCTTCCCCAGGGGTCAACCGAGGTGAAGACGCCGGCCACATGGCGTGCTTGTGTTCAGGACGAGCCAGACGGAAGGAACTCCCACCAG GTCTTCCCGACGCCCCACCCCTATCTACGGACCAGCTGATCGCCAAGTGGCAGGCAGAGAACAGCACAGAACGGGACGAGGGTTACCATAGCTACCACGGCCCTACGTCATCAACCGGTCACCAGGGGCTGCCGGCAGACGGTGAGAAGCCTGCAGTTACCAAGAACTCCGCCAGGTGGTGTCAGAAACATCACGAGAATGGACGCAGAAAGCATAAGAAAGTTGTGGGTGAGAAACTACGGCAACCCCGATGGGACACTCATGTACGGCAAGCCGGTTGGGACAGCGACTCCGACTTTGACCAAGACTCCCCCGAGCTGGACGAGCCGCCGTTCACGGTGTTCGACCGGGAGGCCGAGCTGCTGATCCGCGGCGCCACCAAGCGGCGTCCGGCCAACGTGCAGGCCGTGGTGATTAACAGTTTTGTGTCCGACAGTCCCGACCAGCTGAACGTGGCGCGAGGCGACGTGGTGAAGGTCCTGTACAGGACCGAGGACTGGGTGCGGGTTGCGAACGTCTGGCGCGACCGCGGGTTCATACCGTACAGCTACGTCTGGCCGCTAGGCCGCAGAACTCCGAGAAAACAGGAGCGGCACCGATCACACTCTCCACCGCCTCAAGTCAGTCAGCCCGGCGGAGAGAGGTGGACATGCCCCCGAGAAGAACTTGAGCAGGTTGCGGTGGTTGTTGTGTCGGATTCTCCCGATCTTTCGGACGACTCGCAGTCGGACGACGCGGGGGGCGGTTTCTTCGCGCGGCTCCAGCACGGCCCCGCTCTGACCGTGCTGTTCGATTTTCGCGCCATTGACGaggatgacgtcacagtgagCCGGGGCGAGACGGTGACGCTGCTGAACGAGGAGGACGCTGATTGGGTGTGGGTCAGGAACAGGGCGGGGCGAGAGGGGTTCATCCCAAGGAGATACGCTGTGCAGACGTGCGAAG TCTGCAGGGTTCTCCTGAGGAAAAACTTGCAGAAGCCGCACAGCAGCTATCCATGGGAACGAGAGGCAACCGGAGGACTCTGGGAACAAGCACACACTGGCCCTCCCAATGAAAACGCACCATCAAGTACTTTTTATCAACAATTAGTTGATGATGTATTTCCTCCAAAAGACCATAGGTTTGTATTTGAGGAACAGAACACTATGAGCTTTTCGCAGAAGGTTGCTTCAGACACAACAGCTTGGCAGGGGAATGGGGAGGGGCAGCACTCTGCACAGAGGCCACAAGGATGGCAGAAAGTACCTCATAAACAACGAACACTGTTTACCACAGGAGATACGGCAGATCGATATGCGTGCACATGTGTATCAAGAATGAACAACAAGGGGCCGAGATGGCAAAAAGAACAGAAAGTAGATACAGAGGGATGGACACAAGCTTGCCAAACATCTTCTAAGGAACTTGAAGACCTTAGGAGCAATTCGCAAAGCGTTGTAAGGGACTCCTTGAGGAGAAAAACAGCAAGTGATGACAGGAAAACTCTTGGGTGGGAAAGGAAGGAACAGCAGTTGACAAGACTGCCAATAATAAAGAAGACTGGAGCTGCTAAGAAAGAGAAAGGTGTGTGCTCTGAAGAAATAGTATCTGGCAGAACCTCCTTAAAGGAGCAAGAAGCAGGTGCAGACAGCAAGAAGTCACCATGGTGGAACCTAGAGACATCTCAAGACTGTAACATGATACTTAGGGAAAATGCTGCAAGGGGCCAAACCTGGGAACAAGAGCAGAGCCAGTTCTGGGAACAAGAGCAGGGACAAACCTGGGTACAAGACCAGTGCCAAAACTGGAAACAAGAACATGGCCAATCCTGGGAACAAGACCAAGGCCAATCCTGGGTACAAGAGAAGGGCCAAACCTGGACACAAGAGCAGGACCAAACCTTGGAACAAGACCAGGGCCACTTCGCGGACCAAGACCAGGGCCAAACCTGGGAACAAGACCAGGGCCAAACTTGGGAACCAGCAGCTGCTACCTCCACAGAAAGGCTGAAATTGTTGAATGAAGGGCAAGCAACCAAAGTGACAGGACAGAACTACAGCACACAACTCAGGAGACAAGCTATGGGGTACATATGGAAACATAACGTTAAGAGAAACAGAGGATGGATCGTACCAACAGGACACACTGACGTGGGGAGGGGCAGGGTTTATATCAGTAGACTGGAGACCGCTCTGTGA